The DNA sequence TTATTAcgatacacctggagaggtacCAATAGTTATTACAATACACCAGGAGAGGTACCAATAAAGTTATTACAATACACCTGGAGAGGTACCAATAAAGTTATGATGATTCAACTGGAGAGGTACCAATAAAGTTATTACAATACACCTGGAGAGGTACCAATAAAGTTATTACAATACAACTGGAGAGGTACCAATAAAGTTATTACAATACACCTGGAGAGGTACCAATAAAGTTATTACAATACACCTGGAGAGGTACCAATAAAGTTATTACAATACAACTGGAGAGGTACCAATAAAGTTATTACAATACACCTGGAGAGGTACCAATAAAGTTATTACAATACACCTGGAGAGGTACCAATAAAGTTATTACAATACACCTGGAGAGGTACCAATAAAGTTATGATGATTCAACTGGAGAGGTACCAATAAAGTTATTACAATACACCTGGAGAGGTACCAATAAAGTTATTACAATACAACTGGAGAGGTACCAATAAAGTTATTACAATACACCTGGAGAGGTACCAATAAAGTTATTACAATACAACTGGAGAGGTACCAATAAAGTTATTACGATAGGATAGACTTTGATTTAATGTAAACAAACCACTAATGAAGTTGTAATGAAAAAGGATAATGGataacctcccctctcctctctctcccctcctctttctcttcctctctcctccccatcctccccttcctctcccctccccctcctccccttcctctcccctcccccactcccctctctcccccctctctcctccccttcctctcccccctctcctctcatctcctcctctctctcccctccccctctctcccctcccctctctccccctcctctcccctcccctccctccccttcctctcccctccccctcatcccctctctcccctcccctctctctccccttcctctcccctcccctccctccccttcctctcccctccctctctcctctcccccccctctctctctagacgtACTAGGCACAGTGTTAAAGCAGAGAAGATCCGTCGGATGATGGAAAATTATGATCGTCACGTGACCATTCACTCCATCATGGGGAGCTCTCACCCCAAACTACCTCCCCATTACGACCCAACACGACCCCCCCATCACGACGCCAAACTACCCCCCCAACAGGACCCTAGCCCCCCCCATCAGGAGGCTAGCCCGTCACAGTAAGTTTCCTCACCACACCCAGGCTGCATCTCAAACTACCCCCACTCAACAGGACCCTAGCCCCCCCATCAGGAGACTAGGGTTAGTTTCCTCACCACACTCAGGCTGCATCTCAACCCCTCCAACAggaccctaacccccccccccccccaacaggacCCTAGCCTGGGCCAGGATTAGGGCCAGGTTTAGGGCCAGGTTTAGGGCCAGGGTTAGAGCTAGGGCCAGGATTAGGAttagggccagggttagggctagggccaggattaggattagggccagggttagggctagggccaggattaggattagggccagggttagggccaggtttagggccagggttagggcCAGGTTTAGGGCTAGGGCCAGGGTTAGGGCCAGGATTAGGATTAGGGCCAGGTTTAGGATTAGGGCCAGGTTTAGGGCCAGGGATAGGATTAGGGCCAGGGTTAGAGCTAGGGCCAGGATTAGGATTAGGGCCAGGGATAGGATTAGGGCCAGGTTTAGGGCCAGGTTTAGGTCTAGGGCCgggatagggttaggattagggacaGGTTTTGGgccaggattagggttaggattagggccagggctagggacagggttaggattagggccaggattagggccagggttaggtcTAGGGCCAGGATTAGGGCCAGCGTTAGGATTAGGGccagggttagaattagggccagggttagggcCAGGATTAGGGCTAGGGCCAGGATTAGGGCTAGGGCTAAGGTTAGTTtcaggctgcatctcaatagttgCCTCGTCTTTTCTCTTGAATTGAAGTCACAATGAAaagatgatctctctctctctctttctcctgataGGCCCAAGTCCTCAGACAAGGCCCGCCGCGACCTGGTAGGAGAGCAGCGATTGGTCCAGGGCTTTGAGAGGTCCTGCCCCCAGCTCTTCTCCTCGCTTCCTGACGTGTCGTCAGTTGGCCGCTCCGGGAGAGTCATCACCCCGGGTCACAGCTCTGCCCACGGGGCCACAGAGTCCCTCCCCCTCAGTGAAAAGGCCTCGGAAAAATGTGGAATTCCAGACAATTCAAAAATTCCGAATGAGGAGGATATTCTCGATTTAGGAGCGCTGGTCTCTGAACCGGACGCCCAGTTACAACCGGAGGAGgacggggaggaagagggagagacaggaattCCCCACTTTCTGGTGGAGTCTGTGTTTAGTGCAGATTGCCATGGTGACGACGAGAGGCCCGTGGCTTTCTCAGAGACGATTGGTCAGAgggtgaggaaagagaggaggagcagaactAGGCCTGCTGACATAGTGAAGGACACTAGCCAATCAGTGAgcgagggggatggagagggagaggatggaggagggacgttggtgggagagagggtgtgggatgggggagagagggtgagggatgagggagagagggtgagggatgggggagagagggtgaggccTGAGTTGTTGGAGTTCGTTGGAGACTGGCCTTCAGAGGAGGTACTGGAgcaaagaagaggaggaggagggaggaacggGAGGCGCCctgggggggaggaagagggaggtggtgagggggaggaggcagGTCCCAGAGGCAGCCAATCGGAAGGGCATCCTGCTAGCGGGCCTCATGTCACAGAGTTCCAGAAGCTTCTAGAGCTCTTACAGACAGATGTTGACTCCTGCCCCTCCCCCGTCCTCTCCCCAATCTCCCCGAGCTCAGACCATTCActtggagaaggaggagagaggggggaggcaggggggaggagaggggaggctgATAAAGACCGAGTCCTGAGTCGGGAGGAATTACCTGACTGTGTGTTGGTTGACTCCAGCCTGGGGAGGGAACCAATCCAGGTGGTTGAATCCAACAccgtggagcagagggagggagagaccatTCAGGCCGCCGGAGAGGGGGGGACTCAGGGTTTAGTTGAGGAGGACTTGGTGGAGGTAGAAGGAAGCCATCTTGTTAAGGTCACTATCAGCCATATTGTTGAGGGCAGTGTGGCAGCTGGTGAAGGCAGCTATGTTGGTGAGGTCAGTCAGTGTACTCATAGTGACATCCATattggtgagggcagtgtggaagcTGGTGAAGGCAGCCATGTTGGTGAGGTCAGTCAGTGTACTGATAGTGACATCCATattggtgagggcagtgtggaagcTGGTGAAGGCAGCCATGTTGGTGAGGTCAGTCAGTGTACTGATAGTGACATCCATATTGGTGAGGGCAATGTGGAAGCTGGTGAAGGCAGCCATGTTGGTGAGGTCAGTCAGTGTACTGACGCTAGTGAGGCCAGGATGGAAGGTGAAGTCGGCCATCTTGGTGGGGGCAGTCAGTGTACTGATAGTGACAGCCATattggtgagggcagtgtggaagcTGGTGAAGGCAGCCATGTTGGTGAGGTCAGTCAGTGTACTGATAGTGACATCCATATTGGTGAGGGCAATGTGGAAGCTGGTGAAGGCAGCCATGTTGGTGAGGGCAGTCAGTGTACTGATAGTGACATCCATattggtgagggcagtgtggaagcTGGTGAAGGCAGCCATGTTGGTGAGGTCAGTCAGTGTACTGATAGTGACAGCCATattggtgagggcagtgtggaagcTGGTGAAGGCAGCCATGTTGGTGCGGTCAGTCAGTGTACTGACGCTAGTGAGGCCAGGATGGAAGGTGAAGTCGGCCATCTGTGTGGGGGCAGTCAGTGTACTGATAGTGACAGCCATATTGGTGAGGGCGGTGTGGAAGCTGGTGAAGGCAGCCATGTTGGTGAGGTCAGTCAGTGTACTGATAGTGACATCCATattggtgagggcagtgtggcaGCTGGTGAAGGCAGCCATGTTGGTGAGGTCAGTCAGTGTACTGATAGTGACAGCCATattggtgagggcagtgtggaagcTGGTGAAGGCAGCCATGTTGGTGCGGTCAGTCAGTGTACTGACGCTAGTGAGGCCAGGATGGAAGGTGAAGTCGGCCATCTGTGTGGGGGCAGTCAGTGTACTGATAGTGACAGCCATATTGGTGAGGGCGGTGTGGAAGCTGGTGAAGGCAGCCATGTTGGTGAGGTCAGTCAGTGTACTGATAGTGACAGCCATattggtgagggcagtgtggaagcTGGTGAAGGCAGCCATGTTGGTGCGGTCAGTCAGTGTACTGACGCTAGTGAGGCCAGGATGGAAGGTGAAGTCGGCCATCTGTGTGGGGGCAGTCAGTGTACTGATAGTGACAGCCATATTGGTGAGGGCGGTGTGGAAGCTGGTGAAGGCAGCCATGTTGGTGAGGTCAGTCAGTGTACTGATAGTGACATCCATattggtgagggcagtgtggcaGCTGGTGAAGGCAGCCATGTTGGTGAGGTCAGTCAGTGTACTGACGCTAGTGAGGCCAGGATGGAAGGTGAAGTCGGCCATCTTGGTGGGGGCAGTCAGTGTACTGATAGTGACAGCCATattggtgagggcagtgtggcaGCTGGTGAAGGCAGCCATGTTGGTGAGGTCAGTCAATGTACTGACGCTAGTGAGACCAGGATGGAAGGTGAAGTCGGCCATCTTAGTGGGGGCAGTCAAGAGCAGAGGCAGAGTCGCAGGGCGGGGAAACAGTGCAAACTGGCGCTCACCTTCACAAacaacacccctccctcccccaaacCACAGATAGACCTTGACCCCGACCTTGACCCCGACCTTGACCCTGACCTCGACTCTGACCTTGACCCTAATCTCAACCCTGACCTTGCCCCTAATCTCGACCCTGACCTTGCCCCTAATCTCGACCCTGACCTTGCCCCTAATCTCGACCCTGACCTTGCCCCTAATCTCGACCCTGACATTGCCCCTAATCTCGACCCTGACCTTGCCCTTAATCTCAACCCTGACCTTGCCCCTAATCTCGactctgacctcaaccctaacctcaactctGACCTTGACCCTAATCTCGACCCTGACCTTGCCCCTAATCTCGACCCTGACCTTGCCCCTAATCTCGACCCTGACCTTGCCCCTAATCTCGACCCTGACCTTGCCCCTAATCTCGACTCTGACCtcgaccctaaccttaaccctaaccctggccttGCCTCTAATCTCGTCTCTGAccttaacctcaaccctaacctcaaccctgacctcGACCCTGACCttgac is a window from the Salvelinus fontinalis isolate EN_2023a unplaced genomic scaffold, ASM2944872v1 scaffold_0276, whole genome shotgun sequence genome containing:
- the LOC129845318 gene encoding uncharacterized protein LOC129845318 isoform X1 — encoded protein: MPRKKKNGHSPARVPGLSNDNNNYYRIPGTSDGAPLSRSELNTGSNSHYYGSTNMVVSTNSGGISATSQDKDEILRTMQEMFSHLDPEVLYIVLSECDFKVENAMDSLLELSVAAERVGPLPPLLSGFELAAALLSPQHDPSKPDLHPHPPTGETAVPLSPPRRPPPLRSEDDQNLTTDLTEELDVLIDRELENLTLQQEAGLHSSSSSSVSSRSFLVQPPGAQQEAPPQLLQSSPRASAFTRGLPGAQPCPDRVFSAGQARGPHSPVSGLSLSFSGGAVGYQQQRSLLDFSHLTSSPAETDRTKPSLPLDLGAADRPSAFQAYRKLDQSAVRPEGGWTVPPGGIVGGARTKTSVAGEEERLDNSSFWNTQAPVFQPHVHGHQATGPAFITPVALNPSTWHTRATPASHWLAQGPVSQAPTVPRSWTGGVFAAAGPRAPLLSGQHGRLRLEGRVLVLLRGAPGSGKSTLARAMLEQNPHGVVLSTDDYFCRHGDYRYDPSALGEAHEWNHARAQEALEARFSPVIIDNTNMQSWEMKPYVAMALRHNYRVLFREPGTWWKNKPRELERRTRHSVKAEKIRRMMENYDRHVTIHSIMGSSHPKLPPHYDPTRPPHHDAKLPPQQDPSPPHQEASPSQPKSSDKARRDLVGEQRLVQGFERSCPQLFSSLPDVSSVGRSGRVITPGHSSAHGATESLPLSEKASEKCGIPDNSKIPNEEDILDLGALVSEPDAQLQPEEDGEEEGETGIPHFLVESVFSADCHGDDERPVAFSETIGQRVRKERRSRTRPADIVKDTSQSVSEGDGEGEDGGGTLVGERVWDGGERVRDEGERVRDGGERVRPELLEFVGDWPSEEVLEQRRGGGGRNGRRPGGEEEGGGEGEEAGPRGSQSEGHPASGPHVTEFQKLLELLQTDVDSCPSPVLSPISPSSDHSLGEGGERGEAGGRRGEADKDRVLSREELPDCVLVDSSLGREPIQVVESNTVEQREGETIQAAGEGGTQGLVEEDLVEVEGSHLVKVTISHIVEGSVAAGEGSYVGEVSQCTHSDIHIGEGSVEAGEGSHVGEVSQCTDSDIHIGEGSVEAGEGSHVGEVSQCTDSDIHIGEGNVEAGEGSHVGEVSQCTDASEARMEGEVGHLGGGSQCTDSDSHIGEGSVEAGEGSHVGEVSQCTDSDIHIGEGNVEAGEGSHVGEGSQCTDSDIHIGEGSVEAGEGSHVGEVSQCTDSDSHIGEGSVEAGEGSHVGAVSQCTDASEARMEGEVGHLCGGSQCTDSDSHIGEGGVEAGEGSHVGEVSQCTDSDIHIGEGSVAAGEGSHVGEVSQCTDSDSHIGEGSVEAGEGSHVGAVSQCTDASEARMEGEVGHLCGGSQCTDSDSHIGEGGVEAGEGSHVGEVSQCTDSDSHIGEGSVEAGEGSHVGAVSQCTDASEARMEGEVGHLCGGSQCTDSDSHIGEGGVEAGEGSHVGEVSQCTDSDIHIGEGSVAAGEGSHVGEVSQCTDASEARMEGEVGHLGGGSQCTDSDSHIGEGSVAAGEGSHVGEVSQCTDASETRMEGEVGHLSGGSQEQRQSRRAGKQCKLALTFTNNTPPSPKPQIDLDPDLDPDLDPDLDSDLDPNLNPDLAPNLDPDLAPNLDPDLAPNLDPDLAPNLDPDIAPNLDPDLALNLNPDLAPNLDSDLNPNLNSDLDPNLDPDLAPNLDPDLAPNLDPDLAPNLDPDLAPNLDSDLDPNLNPNPGLASNLVSDLNLNPNLNPDLDPDLDPNLNPDLNPKPHRPSPPPSLADTDRSSQTDPQDFAFLWRLDHNRRDNPTDVAGEHLPSNNIPTILHGNPSRFLPELSAAVSAGVAVHPSGQRVVPYRVTHEKGSQVEERELEEGRTRQQNLIILRRHFRLVNRDTLEDLYDTCQQDLEWTSNLLLDSGERLFLEEEEEDEEEGGGGGDEDLDMAVRVGPEERTERRVTPPGEQASASSCSDREAVVVLGRREEEEEGWRTGEGVDEGSGGVSGLNHPGGGPPGRHVAEQEVVRDSERGADTEQWEKWEGEEGDKELYCVDEVTQSLLAQLEEMERREEEEERRGRREEEEERKGRMEKEKRRRNRLVDIQSVELKLPTELALQLAELFGPVGVLPGVCSPDDYSVTMDLNMAKLLHQKWKDTVQEKQRQAALSYHLLQESSVHWGESQTAKTGLRDGSRPAHFLIGSDGFASLSGQSEAQDELPIVDHWSVSRPHVSLRDIMTEERTLQKNMERSRQGGVDRRDGAAMLKETQLFDLSVSLSLLSLIKVV